The DNA sequence GAAAGGGCATCGGCCGGCAACTGGCGGTGCACGTCGCGGTGCGCACGATAGAGCATGAGCTTGCCCGGTTCGAGCCGTTGCCGCCCCAGCGACTTCAGCCGCACCGGCTCGCCCTGCCAGCCGCAAACCTCGGAATAGTCGTATTCGTAATAGTCGCTCCAGTAGCCGGGACCGAAATAGCCGAGCGTCAGGAAGTGGAAATTGTGGTCGTGCGGCATGTCGTAGAGGAACGGCGAACGGCCGCTCGCCGCCAGCAGGTGGTCCTGCGCGCCCGGCCAGATGTTGGCTCGCAGGAAGCAGTTGCCGCGATGGTCGGAAAGGACGATCGACTGCGGGCCATAGCTCTGCCTGTCGGCATCCTCGCGATGGCGGTGCGTCAGGTTCTCGACCAGCAGGTCGCCGAGGAACGTGGCATTGTTGCCCAGCCGCCGCAGCCAGAGCGCGCCGTGCTGCAGGCTTTCCTCGTCCATGGGATCAAAGCCGCGCGTCGCAAGGGCGTCGGCACATTCGGCAAGGCTGCACTTCGCCTCGTCGGCAAGCGCGATCACGCGGGGCATGGGTCTACCTCGGCAAGCTGGGGATAGGTTTCAAGCAGCTGGGCACGCAACGCCCCGGCCGGGATCGCCAGCGCATCGGAGCCGGCGCGGGCAATGGCTGTCAGGGTCCAGAAGCCGGTGCGGGTATCAAGCCCCAGGCATTCGCGCAGCGCCTGCCAGCGCAGCGAATCGCCGTGGCTTTCATCGCGCGCGATCTCGGCCAGCACCGGCGCGGCATCGGCCCGCCCCATCCGGCCAAGCAGCGCCACTGCCACTTCCAGCCGGCTTTCCTGCGGCGTGGCGTTGGCGCGGTGCAGCACGCGGCCATCTTCAAGCGATACTTCCAGCTTGGGCTGCATCAGGTCATGCCGCCGCTGCAAGCGCAGCATCAGCAGCACGCCATCGACATCGTCGAAAATCAGCGCTTCGCGCGCGCCATCGCGGCCGAGGGCCAGGCCGGGCGAAAGGTCGATGCCATGCGTTGCGATCCTGTCCCCGCACCGCTCGACCAGCCGCGCCCTGCCGGACCCGGCAATCACCACTTCCCATTCCTCGGCCGGGGCAAAACCCGCCGATCGCGGCTTGGGACGGGCGGCAAGCCCTGCCCCGTCGATCGCCACGAGCGTGAGCAGGCAATCCGCCTCGCGGGCCAGCATCAGGCTGGCCATCATGCCATCGGCGAAGTGCCTGAGCGGGACGATGCCCAGGGGCTCGCGGGCGAGCTCCCTCGAAAAGGCGTCTATCAGGGGCGCAACCAGTGCCCGCGCGCTATCTCCGTCCGCGCCGAACAGGTCCGCCAGGGCGCGCTGTTCGGCCAGCGGCGCGCCGCGGGCATAGCGGGAAAAACCGGCCAGAACCGGCCTCGCCTCGGCTCCCTCCTGCCAGGAAGCCAGCGCTGCGGTAAGTCCGGCCTGCGCCTGCACCTGCCGGACCGGTTCGGCCTGGAGTGCGGCGATTTCGGGTCTCACTTCCACAGCGCTGCCTTTCCTGTCTCTCCACTCGCTCAGGGCGTGGGTGTGGGGAAAAGTTCCGGATGGAGCAGTTCGTAAAGGAACACCATCAGGATGACAATTTCATCGCCCGAAGACTGCGCTTGCCCGCCGGGCAGCAGGCTGCCGAAAACGCCGGTCAGCGCATCGAGATGCGGCAAGGACGCCACATCGATCAAAGGTAGGACCATGGCTAACCCCCATGCTCTGCAAGGCCCCATTGCCTTGCCTCGCCGGATTGCCGGGGGCGGCGCTGCAACTGAAATTAAAAGCTTGTAATCCGGTATTAACGCGGGGCCCGCAGCACCACGGTCAGCCCCGGGAAAGTGGCATCCGCGCCGCCATCCCCGATCTCGCGGCGGCTGGCATCGGCGCGGGCGCGGAGCAGGATCTCGACCGGGACAGCGGCATCATGCACGACAAGGTCGGCGCTGCCCAGCAGCCGTGCCTCGCGCAGGGTCAGGTCATCGGGATCGGCAGAGCGCAGCACGATTTCGGCAAGGCCCGCCGTTCCGGCCGCAGCCCCGGCCAGCCAGGCATCGACCCGCGCGGCACTTGCCGCGTCCAGAGGATCGAGAATGCCGCCCGCAGCCAGCGCCGCATCAAGTGCGCGCCGCCGTTCGGCCCCATCGGCAAAACGCGCGCGCAGGGCGCCGCGTGCGCGGCCAAGCCCTTCTGCCAGCGCCCCCAGCGAGGCGGGGAGCATCGTTTCGAGCCGCAGGCGCAGTGCTTTGGCAAGGCCGGCCGAAACCCCGCCGGTGCCGACCGCGATCTGCACCGGGCCGCGTTCCAGCAGGCTCGGCACGGTAAAGTCGCACAGGTCCGGGCGGTCGGTGACATTGACCAGCAGGCCTCGCGCTTTGAGCCGCGCGGCAACCGCTTCCGGCTCGGCAAGGGCCACGAAGGCCAGCCGGGCTTCGCCATTGTCCTCGCCGACGATCACCGCGCCGAACCGTTCGACCAGCCGCCGCTTGGCTTCACCCGCCTCGCCCTCGCCCAGCACGATCACCGGCTGGCCGGCCACGCGGTGGAACAGGGGCAGCGAATTCGTCATTCCAGCCAGTCTGGCACGCGCTCGGCGGAGGAAATCGCCTCGGGCAGGATACGGTCGGCAACCACGGCGAACTTGTCTCCGTCAACCATCACCTCGGCAACGAAACCGCGGCTGTTGTAGCTGGAAGCCATGGTCGCGCCATAGGCGCCGGCGGTGCGGAACACGGCCAGGTCGCCGGCGACGAGCGCATCGCATTCGCGGTCCATGGCAAAGGTATCGCCGGTTTCGCAGATCGGGCCGACAATATGGGCGGTCATGCGGTCGCCGCTGGGCTGCACCGCGTCGAAATCGTGCCAGGCGCCGTACATGGCCGGACGCGCCAGATCGTTCATCGCCGCATCGACGATGACGAAGGGCGCCTTGTTGGAGCTGCGCTTCACGCGCACCACGCGGGTCAGCAGCACGCCGGCATTGCCGCAGATCACGCGGCCCGGCTCGAACATCAGCGTCACGTCCCAGCCCTCGGTCGCGCGGG is a window from the Novosphingobium sp. TH158 genome containing:
- a CDS encoding transposase produces the protein MPRVIALADEAKCSLAECADALATRGFDPMDEESLQHGALWLRRLGNNATFLGDLLVENLTHRHREDADRQSYGPQSIVLSDHRGNCFLRANIWPGAQDHLLAASGRSPFLYDMPHDHNFHFLTLGYFGPGYWSDYYEYDYSEVCGWQGEPVRLKSLGRQRLEPGKLMLYRAHRDVHRQLPADALSVSVNIMHANPALGWLDQYRFDVEKGTLAAIVSHGSTDAFLRVAVAMGGAEALDLAETFAARHPSDRMRLTASDALASRLTDVAERDAFWARAETSGSRMVAAEAKARRAALA
- a CDS encoding bifunctional precorrin-2 dehydrogenase/sirohydrochlorin ferrochelatase — its product is MTNSLPLFHRVAGQPVIVLGEGEAGEAKRRLVERFGAVIVGEDNGEARLAFVALAEPEAVAARLKARGLLVNVTDRPDLCDFTVPSLLERGPVQIAVGTGGVSAGLAKALRLRLETMLPASLGALAEGLGRARGALRARFADGAERRRALDAALAAGGILDPLDAASAARVDAWLAGAAAGTAGLAEIVLRSADPDDLTLREARLLGSADLVVHDAAVPVEILLRARADASRREIGDGGADATFPGLTVVLRAPR